The DNA window tgtttgtttgcctagacagatctGCAAGTGAATGCGCCCGCAGAAAACTAACCAGTGTcacctcctagtttttttcatcatcattggcctaaccagatctaaAACGCTACAatatttcttgtatacctcatgttcaagcaaggaccaaaacagtgaagcgaACAGGAAAAGGCGAGAAAGAAGACCTGTGGATCGGATCTATCGCCTCTACCGTGGCACATGATGGACATAGACGCCAATGCCACCGTGCTCCATCAGGAAGACccaccgcctagcctccaaaaggaagcctgagccaccacagcacactaGGGATCCTCCGTTACCACCGCCGTCTCAAGTCTAACAGGCACAAATTTGTTTCCATTTGTGGGGATAGGGATATATCTAATATATAAGTGAACCTatccacacagagaacatatactactccaaagacatgtctACACAACTAGGCATCTAGCGTAATGGTGAAGACGGTCTATTCCTTGCTCTGGGTCTCAGGTTCGACTCccaggtctcatggttttttagtttgaatttattaaaccccagcagcaacaagtgacacgcaagccatcgagtcccataggtcggatggagatggagaaaggtcctataggtacacgtgacatgtaAGCCATTGGGTCCCAAAGGTCagatggtcccataggtacacgtgacacgcaaACCGTCGAGTCCCAtggttggatggagatggagaaaggtgccgTCGAGTCCCACAAGTTGGATGGAGAAGGCTCCACAAGCATAAGTGACACGCAAGACATCGAGTCCCACAGGTTGGATGGACATGGAGACAGGCCCCACAGGTTTGGGTCTCACAGGTTGGATGGAgaaagggtcccataggtacacgttgcATGGAGAAAAGAtcgagcagagacttttatgatgaactgcaagcatcacggatgagtaactgcaggtcccataggtacacgttggatggagaaggtaccgtgtggagatctatgatgaagcgcCCTCGTTACTAATCGAATATTGTTCGTCATAGATCAGTAATTAATTCAATGTCGAAGCCCTGTTCATCACAAATCTGAATAAGAGCATCACAGACAAGCAGGAACAGTCGCGtgagtgatctgtgatgaaatgATGTGCTGCTCTATGATGTTTTTGTGTGACGATACCCGATTCCATCATGGATAAGGGGGGCTCAAGGTTCGTCACGGTGATCTATGACGAAACCGAAACTTTCGTCATAAAAAGCGATTTTTATGATGGTTTCGGATTCGACATTAAaattttcgtcatagaagtggatattcctagtagtgaggCCAATGGGTCTTCAAGGTGGTAATGAGGTTTCTTCTATGCTTTATTGTTGCATTAACATGGAAGAATCTAGAATTTTCATCCACTAGCTTTACCCACCTGATGGTTTACCTCTACCTCCAATATAACTTCTGTTGGTGTAAAAGTGTGGTTAGTTTCTAGTTAAGAATCTCTCTGAAATTCCATTCCTCAATGGCCTCTAATAGAGAAATGACAGTCTTGACATTGTAGATTGTGGCTTTAAGATTTGACAGTTGGGATTGCCAAGTCTTGAGGCTACATCTAAGTGCTTTAAACTTGGTAGTTAGGAGCATTACATTGTCTTGTTGAGGGAAGGATCTATTCCAAGTGCTTGCAACTAAGGGAAGAAAGCTCTCCTAGGTCATCGAAACAGTTTTTAAACCTGAAAATCTTTCCTTTTGGAACGAAAGTCTTGGTTTCAATAACACACGGCCAATGATTAGAGGTCTTTATGATGAGCGACTGAGCAATAGTATGGGGATACCTGAGGGTCCAAGCAGAAGATGAAAAAAACCAGTCCAACCTCTCAAGGAGGGGAGGTTGCTGCTTATTTGTCCATGTGAACCACCTACCATGAAGTCGAATCTCCTCAATCCCTAAAGAACTATTGGCCTCATTGAAGAGCAACATTTCACCTGCATTACCACCAGGTCTATTCCTGTCTTCAGGCTTTCTTAGAAGGTTGAAGTCTCCAATAATAAGACAATCCACATCATCAGGCATCTAGATATTGCCAAATCAGACAAGAAAGGCCTCCTTCCCCTCAGTATCACAGGTCCATACACCGAAGTGAGGATCCAAGAGTCAACATTGTGGAGGGAAGAGAATTCAAATATGGCAAAACCTATTCTGAAAGATTTCAATGCCAGTAAAAACTAAGCTTTTCCAAATTACTGAAATGTGACCTAAAGCCCCTACCGAGGGGAGAAAACAAAAAGGCATCAAAGGCACCGTGGCAAAACTTTCTAATGAAAGCTAAGTCAAACACACTCCTTTTGGTTTTCTGGCAGCTGACAATCTTATTTCTAAGGGATTCCTACTTGTTTTCAGCATTTAGCCCTCTAATGTTCCAGCAAataatattgcaagattaacagaCTGACTTTGGTTCATTTAAacaaaatgagaagaagttggcttTAGTACGATTACTAGTCAATCACGCGCGCCCTTGCGCGCCTAGTATATTAGGACGATTATCATATACAGATATAGAATTTTTGTTGGCAAAGAATTTGTTTCTCTTTATGGAACATACACACGTACAAAAACTATAGAGGCGGCCAAAGCAAACTGCTTTGATAAGAGTAGATAGCATAGAATGAAAGAGTGATAGGTGAGCAGATCTGTCTCATATGACAGTAGAGGGTACGTAGCTTCCTACAAGGATGAATCAAGTTGTGAGGTTGTCTTCACATAGGTACAGGTACGGTAACCTAAGCACCAAATTTACAACGCAAATTTTAGAACAGCGTCTTGACACCTCAAGGCCACACAAAGCACCGTAAGGTAACAGTGGTGATTAAGAACTTCCACACTACTAAAAACCAGATAGCCGTAACATACCTGAAATCATTTCAATGTTACGAAGCTAAGTTAAAATCCTCATGGCATACTGAAACCTGTAGAAAATGTGCAAACAAATTGGAGCATCAGTTTAGGAACTAAGAAAATAAATCTGTCAAAGATTTTTAGAATAGGAAGTTAGGAGGAAGCAAGGACAACATAAACATAGCTGCGGCAAGAGGCATGTTTACTGTGTTCGAATCAATGAAATTGATGCTATGTTTATACATCACACTCACTGGGCTCAGCAACAGTCACATGAATAAGGACATGAACAAGGACATGAACCATTTTTTTTTGCGATAAAAGCACGAAACAAAGTGGCATGATTAATAAATGTTCATCAAGAAACCTATAAACTGAGTAGAAATCTACAGTGATCATTACAGATAAAGTCTCAGACTTCGACAAATAAAAGAGAGTGTGCAATATTCTCTGTATTCTCTGTTGGATAAATTTCAGTTAGACCACTGGACCATTGTTTATAAAAATTTAGCTATCCTATGccaagctcaagatggcatagtAATGACCTAATATTTCGACTTTAGAGGAATCACCCTTGGCAGGaaattctttgttttagctcctaACTCACAAAATCCAAACAAAAGCAAATAGGTGACATTAGCACTTACCTAATCTCTCTAGAATGAAGGGAATGGTAACTCTTAATTCAAGGTGGTTGTAATCCTCATCGCCATTTTTTTTGTTGCGTTGCTCGCCATCCACGTGTACAAATTATTTGTTCTCAAACACAAAACACCTACATTGGCAAATCAGCAAGACAATTTCGGAAATAGTGAGCACTGATAATAAAATTGTAGTCCAGGATTGCAAGCTGCCATGCTACCTGTCTAAGTAGGAAACAAATTCAAGCTGATTGTAATCCACATAAGCTGTTTTTTGTGACCTACATCGGTAAAAGTCATGTAAAAACTAATCCTATAACCTATTATTCAAGCAATAACAAGAGCACCAATCCTCTTATTCTCATATATTATATACTTTAGTTGTTGTAAATGTTTGCAAAAATTCCCCCATTCCATTGACTACTTACTAAAAGTAGAACACTGCCACAATAACATAAACCACCTAACAAGCTCACGATTTAGTAGATCATTTTCAATAAATATACTTTAAATATAAAACATGAACTAATTAACTAAATCAGAATGGACATAAAACGGGGAAACCCAAAATCGAGGGGGGCCCAACAAATCATTGGGGAGAGGTAGCCCACGTCACTCCAGCATGAGCAGTACGCCAAAATCAGAAGGCAGATATAGCTAtgggaaaaaggaaaaaagatgGAGAGAGAACGAATGGAACAGGAGGATGGGGGAATagaaggggaggagaggaggaggcgaTGACGCACCGCGCTGCCGGCGCCTATGAAGGCGGGGAGGTGTGCCTACGTAGGAGCATCCCATCGCACACACCTTCTGGGACCATCCGCGCACACTACACTGCTGCGCTCGCCCCGCAATGCtgcgtcgggggggggggggggggcacatcGGGGGAGGGGGGCATCCACGTCACCGCACTGGTGCGTCGCTGTGCCGCCGTAGAGAAAGACGCCACGCATAGCCGGACCCTCGAGCACAGGTACCTAGGGTTTCCTTGAGCATGGGCACCTAGGGGCCAGCCGCGCGGGGCATGGAGGCGGCCGCGTTCGGGCCCAGCCGGTGCgtcgggagggagggagaggaaggggaggcgcaGGCGCGGGAGGGACGCGAGCGGCAGCGGCGCGCTGCGGGAGGAGCGGACGAGACGAGGCGAAGGCATGGCGTTTTTTTTTCTGTGGGAAGGATCACGATGGAGAATCGAAAGCCCGCATATATATTTGCTGGGTCGGCTCTGGAAGAGAAGTCGGATAGCAGCGAGAGAAAAAGAGAGGAAGCCGGTGGAAGGCAAGAGGAGCGGCGGAAACTGCTTCCAACGAAAGCTGCTCCGAGCTTTCTGGGCCATAGGATGGAAGATCCAACGGATGAAAGAAATGGAGGTGACGTGGACTGTCTGGTCGGCGGCCAGACCCATCTGCCTTAATATATTAGAATATTAGAATTAGAATGCATACACTAAGCAGCCAACCCATCGCTGGTGCCCTTATGACACTGTTGACATGGCCTCATCGTGTCATGGTCTTTGAGTCAAAAGTCAAAACTACCAACGGTGCAGATCCATCGTCCTCCAGTCTCCACACTCGAAGCCTCGCCGCCGCCTGCCATGCCGCAGCCGCTCCCAGCCCACGGCGGATCCGTCGCTCGTGCCGCCTCCATCCGCCTGCTCTGCACCGCCGTGGCTCCTCCTGAGACCGCCTCCCTATCCCACGCCCTCGCGCTGCCGCCCATCGCCCGGTCCCCCGATGCGGACGAGCTCGCGCGAGTCCTCCTCGCGCACCACAATCCATTCCACTCGGCTGAGTCACCGCTCCAGCTCCTCTCCGGCGGCGGCGTCTCCCTCACCGGGGATTTCCTCGTTCAGCTCCTCCTCCGTCCTCGCGGCGCGTCCAAGctcgccctctcgctcctccaCGCCGCGCGCCTCCACCCATCCTTCGTCAACACGCGCCCCCCGCCCGACGCCTACGACGCCGTGATCGACGCCCTCGCCCGCGCGCGCCAGTTCGACGCCGCATGGCGGGTCGTCGTTGACGCCTCCGCCGACGGCGCCGCTTCGCCACGCACGTTCGCAGTGCTCGCCAGGAGGTACATCGCCGCGGGTATGACGCGGCAGGCGGTCCGCGCGTTCGACGACATGGAAGCGTTTGTTGGGAGGGAGGCCAATTCTGCCGTGTTTGCCACGTTGCTCGACACGCTCTGCAAGTACAAGTACCCGAAGGTTTTTGATCTGGAAACCTATAGTTGCATTTTTGGTGATATGACTGTTGTTTGATTGGTTGGTTAGAACTTCATTTTTCAATATTTTGATGAAATGTGGTGTGTTTTCTGTGAATTGTTCATTTATATGCCAACTTTATCGTTTAGCCTCTGATGCTCTTGAACTGAATAAGTTCAGTGTAAAAGATTTTATCCTGAATTCTTGGCTTGTCGGAAACTTGTAGGCCATTTCTGTAGATTCGAGTGACAGTTCATTGCTTTGAAGTAGCCCCTTCATCTTCATATGAGATGTCATTCGGTTTCTGCAAATTGGTGTGGTAGATTTTTGGTTTTCTGTACGATTGGTATAGTTGACCCTACCTTACTCAAGGTTCATATATAGGAAGGGGAACCCGGGCGTAGTGGGATGTAGGCTAAAGTTGTTTTGGTACTTTTGCGCTACCTACGTCTTATTATGGATTTTGTAACCGGCTTTTCACCGGCAGGTCAGCAGGCCTTTTAGAAGGCGAACAAACGAAAGTTCTCCGGGGGCGCTAGTGCTATCTTGTTCGCTTTTGTCAACTGAAGTCACACGTAGTGCCAACTAACTGATAGCTGATAGAGCGCGGAGCCCTGAGTCTGATTATCCAACATACTGCGGCTCTTTGTGGCCTGGCTTCAAGATCCTAGCTTCTTATTGTAGTTTGGTGTCTGTTGTATGCAGTTTGGCAGGTCTGAATGAATATTGGTGTTCCATGATTGTAGTTTAATGGTGATCGGTGTGTATTAACTTCTAATGAAACTGTTGTTATCTGCTATTTGGATGATTTATTCAGTTTCTGACCTTTTTGTTACATTCTGATGCATACAAGTGTTTGCTCGGAGATTATCATGTTATGATTATTTTGTGGTATGAGAGTTGCACACATGGTATATGACATGGGCTTCGGGTTTTAGTCTCATGTGAATCCTCAATATTCATATTTTCATATGAATTGTTTTGTGTTACGCTAAACATCACAAGTGGTTTATTTTGAGCAATAGATTACTAAAGCATATATATTGTCTCTGTTGGTTGCTTATGATCTCTGTCTAGGCCATCTTTGAGATCAACcacaatacaacaacaacaacaacaacaaagcctttaagtcccaaacaagttggggtaggctagagttgaaacccaacagaaacaatcaaggttcaggcacgtgaatagctgtcttccaagcactcctatctaaggctaagtctttgggtatattccatcctttcaagtctccttttattgcctctacccaagtcaacttcggtcttcctctgcctctcttcatgttactatcctgacttaggattccactacgcaccggtgcatctggaggtctccgttgcacatgtccaaaccatctcaaccggtgttggacaagcttttcttcaattggcgctacccctaatctctcacgtatatcatcgttccgaactcgatcccttcttatatgcccgcaaatccaacgcaacatacgcatttccgcgacacttagctgttgaatatgtcgtcttttcgtaggccaacattctgcaccatacaacatagcaggtctaatcgccgtcctataaaacttgccttttagcttctgtggtacccttttgtcacataggacaccagacgcttgccgccacttcatccaccctgctttgattctatggctaacatcttcatcaatatccccgtccctctgtagcattgatcctaaatatcgaaaggtatccatcctaggcactacttgaccttccaaactaacatcttcctcctcccgagtagtagtgccgaagtcacatctcatatactcagttttagttctactaagtctaaaacctttggactctaaagtctcccgccataactccagtttctgattcactcctgtccggctttcatcaactagcactacatcgtccgcgaaaagcatacaccaagggatatccccttgtatgtcccttgtgacctcatccatcactaaagcaaacaaataagggctcaaagctgacccttgatgtagtcctatcctaatcggaaagtcatctgtgtctccatcacttgttcgaactctagtcacaacattgttgtacatgtccttaatgagcccgacgtacttcgttgggactttatgtttgtccaaagcccaccacataacattccttggtattttatcataagccttctccaagtcaataaaaaccatgtgtaggtccttcttcttctccctataccgctccataacttgtcttattaagaaaattgccTTCATGGTTGACCTtttgggcatgaaaccaaattggttcatagagacctgcgttattgctctcaagcgatgctcgataactctctcccatagcttcatagtatggctcatcaacttaattccccggtaatttgtacaactttgaatatctcctttattcttgtagatcggtaccaatatacttctcctccactcatcaggcatcttgttcgatcgaaaaatatggttgaacaacttggtcaaccatactacagctatgtccccgaggcatctccacacctcgattggaataccatccggtcccatcgccttaccttctttcatcattttcaacgcctctctgacctcagattcttggattctccgcacaaagcgcctattggtgtcatcaaaagagtcatccaactgaaaggttgtgtccatattctcaccattgaacaatttgtcaaaatactcttgccatcgatgtcggatctcatcctcctttaccaagagatgctccctttcatccttaatgcacttaacttggttgaagtcccgtgtctttctctcacgaaccctagccatcctataaatgtccttctctccttccttcgtactcaaatgttggtaaagatcctcgtatgctctaccctttgccacacttacagctcgctttgcagtcttctttgccaccttgtacttctttatgttgtccacactcctgtcatggtacaagcgtctatagcattctttcttcttcttaatagccctttggacttcctcgttccaccaccaagtatctttagcctcgcgtccccttcctttggttactccacacacctctgaggctaccttccgaatgttggttgccatcttgtcccacatattgtttatgtcgtcttcttcattccaagagccctctttgataaccctttccctaaatacctctgacgtctcccatttcagtttccaccactttgttctttcaatcttagcttgtttatccctacgggcacgcacctgaaaacgaaaatctgccaccaaaagcttatgttgagaaacaacacactcccctggtatcaccttgcaatccaagcatgctcgtttgtcctttcttcttgcgaggacaaagtcaatctgactacagtgttgtccgctactgaaggtcactagatgagattctctctttctaaagaaagtgttggctatcatcaggtcaaaagctaccgcgaagtccagaacttcctccccctcctgattcctactaccatacccaaaacctccatgaactgcctcgaaacctgcgcttgtagtacctacatgcccattaagatctcctcctataaaaagcttctcactactaggtatagctctaaccaggccatctaagtcttcccagaactgtctcttagcactctcgtcgaggcctacttggggggcatacgcactaattatgttcaagaccatatcaccaacgacaagcttgactaagataatcctatctccttgccttctcactcccaccacaccattcttgaagctcttatcaatcaaaactcctactccatttctattcgcgactgtccctgtgtaccaaagcttgaaacctgtattgtctacctccttcgccttctgacccttccatttagtctcttgaacgcataatatatttacacgcctcctagtcgcggtatcaactaattctcttaactttcctgtaagtgaccctacattccaactacctaaacggatcctagttggttcgactagcttccttacccttcgcacccgtcgactctgatgcgaagacccttgctcatttttcactacacccgggcgccgatgtagcgcgccactaaggaagcgacgactcgatccttggttacttgacaccatgcccagatcacgacacggcgcgtcacgggggtgacgacccggcccttgcccatttaacaccatacccgggttccgatatggcgcgtcgctaagagggttacgccccaacgattttctttcgggtttcatctccatttaagtggctaagtttttacattggctcgccacgcctaacacaaccctcctcctttaccagggcttgggacctgctatgctgggacaccaaaggcgccccaccataggcggagttgagATCAACCACAATATGACAATTTATTATTCTAAAATGAAATGGCATATTGGTCAAAGGTAGCATGTTCGAGAAATCAATACTCAGTATCTGTAAGGGCTTCAGGAGACAGAAACTAGATATTTTGCTTACTGCTTATGGTTGCTATGGAAGAGTGATGCGTTTTTAAATTGTTCACTAAACTTGGTTCTCTAGTTTATTGAAGAGGCTTTTATCAAATtaagctttttttttttgctttatgTTATTAGTAACCTGAGAATTGGCTATCTTTCGATATGATGTccttctaattttttatttttactttGTGTATTTGAATAAAGTTGGAGTTGCCATTTTATACTCTAATCTCATCTCATAACTTGTCTGTAACTGAGTATGGAATCTTATGACACAGTTTTCGTTATGTTATTCTGGATTCTGATTTGGAATGACAATTTTAGTGACTTACCTAAAAAGAAGATGACTTCAGTTAAGTGATCTTTTTTTTGTGACGTTATTTGTGTTGACTATGAGCTAGCCTTATCATAAAGTTAACATCTTACTAATGTAGGCTGTAGCTACCATAACTAGTGGATAAATTCTTCAATGTTAGTGACAGTTTGAGCAGTAGTGCTTATGGTTTGAGTGGAAGCCTCTGCTTTTGAATTGACAACCAAACTAGGAAATCAGAAAGTTAATAAAAACACTATCTGGCTACCTAGTGTTTGAACTTCATATCTCAGCTATGAGCTATCACTCTAACCTTGGTTAGCTTATTATTTTCTCTTTTTGAGGAATTCATGAGATTCagttactatttttttcttttcaattttttATCACCATTGCAGGTTGCTATGGAGATATTTAATAAGAGGAAATACAAGTATGATCCAAATGAAAAGATGTACACTATTTTAATATATGGATGGTGCAAGGTTAACCGGAGTGACATGGCTCAGAAGTTACTAAGAGATATGCTTGATCATGGGATAGAACCCAACATAGTTACATACAACATTCTTCTAAATGGTATCTGCAGACATGCAAGTTTGCACCCTGATTACAGATTTGATAGAACAGTTCATTCCGCAGAGGATGTCTTGAAGGAGATGCGTGACAGGGGAATTGACCCGGATGTAACCAGCTACTCAATCATCCTGCATGTTTACAGTCGTGCACATAAACCTGAGTTGTGTGTCTGTATGTTCCGCTCAATGAAAGATAGAGGCATTTGCCCCACAGTGGCAACATACACATCTGTGATAAAGTGCCTTGCCTCCTGTGGGAGATTGGAAGATGCTGAGACCTTGCTTGATGAGATGGTTGCTGAGGGAGTATGTCCCTCCCCAGCTACCTACAATTGCTTCTTCATGGAATATCGGGGGAGAAATGATGTGAGTGGTGCCTTGCAACTGTACAATAAGATGAAGCAACCTGGTTCACTGACTGCACCGGATATTCACACTTACAACATATTGCTTGGAATGTTTATAAAGCTGAATCGACATGGAACTGTTAAGGACATTTGGAGCGATATGTGTGAAAGCACTGTAGGTCCTGATCTTGATTCATACACCTTGTTGATCCATGGCTTTTGTGCAAGTCAGAAGTGGAGGGAGGCATGCCAGTTCTTCATGGAGATGATAGAGAAAGGTTTTCTTCCCCAAAAGATCACCTTTGAGACGCTGTATCGTGGCCTAATACAGGCAGACATGCTTAGGACCTGGAGGAGGCTGAAGCAAAGGGTTGATGAAGAAGCAGCAAAATTCAGTGATGAATTCAAACTCTATCATATGAAGCCATATAAGAGGTGATCTGTTCAT is part of the Miscanthus floridulus cultivar M001 chromosome 9, ASM1932011v1, whole genome shotgun sequence genome and encodes:
- the LOC136483747 gene encoding pentatricopeptide repeat-containing protein At2g13420, mitochondrial-like yields the protein MPQPLPAHGGSVARAASIRLLCTAVAPPETASLSHALALPPIARSPDADELARVLLAHHNPFHSAESPLQLLSGGGVSLTGDFLVQLLLRPRGASKLALSLLHAARLHPSFVNTRPPPDAYDAVIDALARARQFDAAWRVVVDASADGAASPRTFAVLARRYIAAGMTRQAVRAFDDMEAFVGREANSAVFATLLDTLCKYKYPKVAMEIFNKRKYKYDPNEKMYTILIYGWCKVNRSDMAQKLLRDMLDHGIEPNIVTYNILLNGICRHASLHPDYRFDRTVHSAEDVLKEMRDRGIDPDVTSYSIILHVYSRAHKPELCVCMFRSMKDRGICPTVATYTSVIKCLASCGRLEDAETLLDEMVAEGVCPSPATYNCFFMEYRGRNDVSGALQLYNKMKQPGSLTAPDIHTYNILLGMFIKLNRHGTVKDIWSDMCESTVGPDLDSYTLLIHGFCASQKWREACQFFMEMIEKGFLPQKITFETLYRGLIQADMLRTWRRLKQRVDEEAAKFSDEFKLYHMKPYKR